DNA from Thioclava sp. GXIMD2076:
TCAAATCGAATTTCAATCTGAGTCAGCATGATAAAGTACCGAACCCTCATCGGCGCCAATGCCGCACAAGAAGAGATAGATACCTTCGTTGAATTGGTTGCCTCTGGTGGCGCGGTTGATGAAGTGTATGTCCGAATGGGCGTGGTTCGACTGGGTGCTCAGATCGCCTTCGCTGAAGTTGCCGGCCAAACAGTTGGCGTTGCCGCTTTGAAAGTACCATTGCACGAGTACAGAATTGGCCTGCAAGGAACTAATAAAGCAAACTATTCTCTTACAGAGCAAGAATACCCATATGAGCTTGGATACGTATCAGTTTCACCCGAGCATGCGGGCAAAGGTATAGCTAAAGCATTGGTCGCAGAGGTGATGCGTCTCGCAGGTGGAAACGGCATTTTTGCCACAACAAGCCACCCGACGATGAAAGAAGGGATTTTGCCATCCTTCCAATTCGTTCCGGTCGGAAAAACTTGGAAGAACCTATCTGGAGATACCCTGATACTATTGGTTAAGAAGTCACAGAAAGATAACACTGATCAATAATGTCATGCCCTACGTCGATATTCAAAATCGGCGTAGGGGTGCAGTGTTGTCTAGGTGCGTAGTGGTAGTCGCGGTGGTGCATGTCTTTAATCAAGCATCACCTTGAAATACACCTAAAACCACCACTTCTTTCGCGAACCGGACTTGCCAGCCAAGAACGATCGCTCGAGTCTTTTACATGAATTTTTCAGCTTTCTCCGGTTGAGGTAGTTTGGGGCTTTTCCATGAAAGAAGAAGTTCTCCAGAGTTGCGTCAAGATCTTCACGTAATTCGGTGGCATGCCTTTGAATTTTAAGTAGCTGGGGATTGTTTCGATCATTGCGGTAATGCTCGAAGTATAAAGGGGTGCCCTTTAGGTACCAGATCGCATCGAATATGAACGGCAGCGAGTATCTATGACGGATTCTGAGTTCGCTTAGGGCCTCGGCGGCCAACTTCGCCCTACTTAACTTCTCATTGAATACATCATTATTTTTGGATTTTTTTGCCTCAACGCTAAGAGCGACAACTTGGTAAAGGTAGTGGCTTAGGTCCTTCAAATCTTGGCCAATGAAATTTTGCCGCGCAGCAAGAAGAGACATCAAGCGGGTGGCCCTCATGCTTGAAAATGTTGCAATGACAGCCGCTGCGGCGGCAATCACGGCCGCCACCAAAGCGGCTAAGCCTTGATCTATTTGCATAACATTTCCACATGCCAAGTGGTCGTGGACTTCTTAAATATACTCATTGATCCGCTCAATTGCCGATTGGAACGCTTCTAGGGATTTCTGAACCGATTTGCTGTTCTCGTCCAGTAATTCTGGATGGGTCAGAAGATGATAGGCGGGGTCATAGTGGCTAAAGACAGGAACCGTTTCTGGAAGAACGCGAAAGTATGCCTCAGCTTTTTTTACCTGCCGGACTGTATTTTCGTCCGCTTCGATCAATTTCTGTATAGTCAACTTGCTCTTTCCAGTGAGCTCGTAGGTTGCGTTGACTAGATCCACGAAAAACGCGTTGTCGAAGAAGTCTTCAGTATCAGCCTCATCTTGACCTGTTACTTCCGTCGCAAGAACAATGCGCTCACGATCGAGCAGCTCTGACTTGTATAGGTCGTCCAGTTTTCGCCGTTGGCCGCGATCAAAGTCTGTCAAGACTGCAACATTCAAGTTGTTGCCATAGAACAGTTTTACGAACGGAAGGACTTTGTCGATTCCACCCGACGGGCAAATTGCCCATTTGCTATCCAGGTGTGGACGCCCGAGAGATTGCAACTTTTTTGACATCGCCTGAAGATAAAGGATGTCACTGGGGCCTTCGACGAGCAGAGTATTTGGCGAGATGATTAGCCCTTGCGTTACCTCAAAGCCCATTGCCCCGAAAATCGGAAAGTTCGTCTGTGGATCAGTAGTCAAGACGTCAGGGCGAATCTTCGTCCCTTCCGAGTATGGGCGGTCGCGTTTGTCACGTTTGACAACATCTTCGACCGTGCGAACGCTTGCGAGGTTTTCGGCCGGTACCATAAACGGAGAATGTGTGGAAAAAATGATCTGATGTTTGGGCTCCAGCTGCTCTTTAAAGTAGCGCAGGAGGTCCTTCTGGGCGGTTCCGTGCAGGGTCAGCCCAGGTTCATCTAGTAGTACGATGACATTTCCTTGGTGTTTTTTAATCTGTGCAAACTTGACTAGGAAGGAAAAGAACCAGATGAAACCGGCCGACCTCTCGGAGAATGGAACGGTCACGCGGTGTAGGTTATTTTTGACGCGTGCACGGGCGACAGGTCCGTTATTGAACGGTGCCGGGTCTTCTTTCTTTCCTTCATCTAGGCGGACTTCGATCTCGAGTTGGTCGTTCTGCGTCCAATATTCAAAGATCTGATCGGTTATCCTATTAGCAGCTGCCTCACACTTGGCATTCATCTCTTCGAACTTCGTTGCACCCGTAAGTTCGTCCAGTGTTGTGCCAGCGTATTCAAGGAAATCGAGGAAAACTTGATCTCCATCTTTTATGCCGCCATTCTTATTATCATGCGCCAGCTGATTGATGGATATCTCGCCCGCCATGCGGTCATAGTGTGAAAAGTATAGAAATTTCGGAAGTCCAGGTTTGAGCAGATCTATTGCCTTCTTAGCGGCATTCTGATCTCGGTACTTGTGCAAGGCATCCAGAAGTTCTTGCTGGGAATTCGAGCGTTCGTCTAGCTTCGAGAGGCGATCTGCCGCTGCCAATGTCGAATTGCAATCTTTGAGGCTTACGGCCTCGGCTTCTGAAAGATCATATCGAGTGATCAACTTTTCCAAAAGCGTCTTTTGATCAATCGGCACTGTCCAAGTAGTGCTTGTTTCATTGTAAGACTTCCGGATTTTTACCTCATCTCCGTTGACCACATCCTTTCCGAACTCCTCCGCTAAGAGTGCGATATCCGAAGCTTCCAAGTGCCAGGTTGTTTCAACAACCTGTGCGTCTTCACCCTCATGCTTTTCCTCGTAGTCAGCCAAAAACCTACGTGGATAATTTTCTGTTTTATTGTACGCAGTGTATTCCTTGTCCGTCGAGTTTATCCCCTCCAACGCCTTTAGAAATGCCGTTTTTCCAGCCTCGTTTTTTCCGACAAGACAAGTCGACGGACCGATTTCAACCAGATTTGAGTCAAGGATACTGCGATAGTTCTTAACGTGAGCGGAGGTAAGCTGCATTGATCGACCTAGTTGTTACATCGCGGCCACATTATGACCAGAGGCCGGCGGCGCGCAACACAGTATGATACGCGCGCTTCGACAGATCACCGCTATGCTTAGACCTGCACGTGGACTGAGTTTCTGGCGTGACAAGTCCTCAGAATAAAGTCGCCTCCATATAAATCGATCATCTGCGCTCAGTGGTGGCGGGTTGTCTACATTTTTGCTGTCGCTGAACGCACGGCCTGGGCACGATTATGACCATTTGCTTCTAGACCAACTCAAGACTTCCGGGAGAAGCTTGGAAAACTTCCTTTGGTTACGCCTTGGCGTTATGCTGGTCTAAGCGCCTAGTAATTTGGTATTGTTTGTTTATTTTATTGACGGAGTGGCAATCAACGTTCGGGATCACTCGAGGTTTTTCCGCTTCGAGTCTCGCAAACGACGTTCTGCGCGACGCTCTTCCTCATGACGCTCTTGCAAGAGTTCTTCGATGGCATCCAATCCCCAGCCGCCCTCTCGATACCAGCGGTCAAGGTTGGCCCACTCTTCCGCAACGCGCTTGGGGACCGATGTCGTCTCCTCTGCGCCCAGTTCGCTAACCTCACCTGCGATTTCTCGAGCGGGCGCCTCAGCATCAACGGGCAAATAGAGATCGTACTCGGAAAGAAGCGCCATGGCCTCGTTATAGCGATCAATGATCCTATCGCGGGTTTCGGCCCAAATCGGATCGCGGCGGACGTTGAGGAGGTCGTGCATGTCGACGTCTCCACGTGCGAGAATCTGTAGGAGTAGGGAGCTCGGCATGTCGCGCTCTCCACTTTCGTAACCTCGATAGGCTCGTACGGAGCAGCCCAGTTCTTCTGCCATCTGATCTTGAGTGAGCTCGCGACGACCGCGGTATTTGCGAAGCCCTTGGCTGAGACTCATTTCATCTCGCCGGTAGCGGCGTTCAAAGGTTCGGGCCTCTTCAGCTTCCTCATCTCGCGCGCTCTGAGAACGCTCGATCTGCTTTCGCCTGATCCAACCCTTTTGCTGTGCGGACATGCCTGAACGAATCACCAAATTGTCTTGGTTCGGGTCGGGCTTGAACTGGAATGGCATTGAACGTTCCTTCATCAGATCGAAAACCTGCCAGATCTTGCCGCTTTTCACCCCCATGAGAAAACGCAATTATTTCATTTGCTTAACTCATTTTTGTGGGCCATGATCTTAGCAAGAAAGCGGTTTGGAGGCGCAGATGAACAATACATTTGAGAACGCAGTCACGCCAGAGATTTGGTGCGAGCGGCTTCGCTCGCAGGGGGCAGAGGTCTCTGCGCGGGTTTTACGGGCGAAGGCTCGTTCCTGCGGCCACTACTACGCCCTCGGTCGTGTCATGCTGCTATCAGCGGAGCATGTCGAGGCGATCCTGTCCGTCGAAGGAGCCCAGGTGCGCAGAGGTGGGCACGCTATTAGGACTTGGTCCCATGGGAAGTGACTTTGATCAAAAGCGCGATGCAGCCGTTTGCTCGGAGGAGGCCCGATGCGGTTCGGCCATTCTGGACGCTGGTAAGTCCCCTGCAGACTGGGTTTCCTGGTTGCATAAGTACCGCCAGATTAACATCGCAGAGCGAACGTTGCGGGAAAAAGCGAACCGCTTGGGGGCGTGCTTTCGGATCGGCAATGCCATGATCATCACGCCCGACCAGATCGATCAAATTCTGACGGAGGATTGGAAGTGCCGCTCGAACCGTACCTCAGGGGCAAGGTCTATTGGGTCAAAGGCTGGATCGAATACAACAGCCGCCCGATCGCCGGTCCATATCGACAAAGCACGAGATCGACTTCGGAAGCTGGCGCACGGGACTGGATAAGTGAAGAGACCGAGCTGCAGATCCGCAAGCACATCGTTGGCGAGGAGCGGGCACTTCGTTTCGCGGATGCAACCGAACTCTACCAGCCTGACAGAAGAAGCGCGCGCCAGTTAATACCGATCCTCGATGAGATCGGCAGTTTGCCTCTCGCGGAAATTACCGGGCGCCTGCTGAAGAACCTCGGTCCGAAGCTACGCCCGAATGCGTCCACGGATACTTGGTGGCGGGAAATCGTGACGCCAGCACGGGCGGTCATCAACAATGCCCACGAGCTGAAGGGGACCCTTTTGATCCGAGTGCGTCCTTACAGTCAGTTCGAGCGCAATGCCCAAGATAAGCGGCGCGGCAAGACCAGCCGGGTGGAGAGAGTTCCAGCGACTCGCGCCTGGATAGATGCCTTCTGTGCCAAAGCCGATCCTTACAATGCGGCCATGGCTCGCTTTATGTTCGAAACAGCCGCCAGGATCGATCAAGCCGTTTCTCTGACGCCCGACGATCTACGTTCGGAGGAATGCAAGGTCCGTGTGAAAGCGCAGAAGGGGCATCCGGAAAGCTGGATCACAGTCTCACAGGAAATGATGGATGAGTTGCAGCAGCTGCGCCCCAAGCGCCCCCGCAATCGCCGGACTGGGGCGATTTTGCCGCCGCGAATATTCGGATACGCCAGCTCGACTGGCTACAATAGCCGCTGGAAGACGATCTGTAGCCGCGCTGACATTCCTTACCTATCGGCCCATGCCGCAGGGAGGCATGGATTCTTCACCGAGCTGGTGATCCGTCAGGGCGTGGATCCTGTGACGGCCGCGCAGGCAGGCCGGTGGTCCGATGCCAATCTGCCGATGCGCATCTACGCTCATCCGGAGAGTAAGGAGGCCGACATTCGGGCGCGTTTTCGTACACAGCCTGTACAGACGGGCTTTCCGGAAAATGATAACCTACAGAAAGAAAAAGGAGAAATGGGCAATGGATAACACCCTCCTAAGGGGCAGGTTACAGGTTCAAATCCTGTCGGGGTCACCAACTTCCCTCCTCCTCACACTCATCCCATCACGCCGCTTCACCGCGATCGCCTTACGATGGCTATTGATCGCGCATGTAAAAAGGGCGGAGCCGTAGCTCCGCCCTTTCACACAATCCGTTCCCGAAGGTCCGGCCTTAGAAATGGACCGATTTCGCATCGGCCGGTTTTTCCAGCGGCGGCGCGAATTTGGTCAGGTCGATACCTTCGACGGCTTTCTTGTATTCGTCGAGAGTGGGCGTGCGGCCAAGGATTGCCGACAGAACCACGACAGGGGTCGATGCCAGAAGCGACTCGCCCTTCTTCTCGGCGCTGTCTTCCACGACACGACCCTGGAACAGGCGGGTCGAGGTAGCCAGAACAGTATCACCTTTCGCGGCTTTCTCCTGGTTGCCCATGCAGAGGTTACAGCCGGGGCGCTCGAGATACATGATATTCTCGTATTCCTTGCGCGCTTCGGCTTTCGGGAAGAGATCGTCGAACTCGAAGCCCGAATATTTCTGCAGGATATCCCAGTCACCTTCGGCTTTCAGCTCGTCGATGATGTTATAGGTCGGCGCGGCCACCACGAGAGGGGCATTGAACTCGACCTTGCCCTTTTCCTTCTCGAGGTTCTTGAGCATCTGCGCCACGATCTTCATATCGCCCTTATGCACCATGCA
Protein-coding regions in this window:
- a CDS encoding GNAT family N-acetyltransferase; its protein translation is MIKYRTLIGANAAQEEIDTFVELVASGGAVDEVYVRMGVVRLGAQIAFAEVAGQTVGVAALKVPLHEYRIGLQGTNKANYSLTEQEYPYELGYVSVSPEHAGKGIAKALVAEVMRLAGGNGIFATTSHPTMKEGILPSFQFVPVGKTWKNLSGDTLILLVKKSQKDNTDQ
- a CDS encoding AAA family ATPase encodes the protein MQLTSAHVKNYRSILDSNLVEIGPSTCLVGKNEAGKTAFLKALEGINSTDKEYTAYNKTENYPRRFLADYEEKHEGEDAQVVETTWHLEASDIALLAEEFGKDVVNGDEVKIRKSYNETSTTWTVPIDQKTLLEKLITRYDLSEAEAVSLKDCNSTLAAADRLSKLDERSNSQQELLDALHKYRDQNAAKKAIDLLKPGLPKFLYFSHYDRMAGEISINQLAHDNKNGGIKDGDQVFLDFLEYAGTTLDELTGATKFEEMNAKCEAAANRITDQIFEYWTQNDQLEIEVRLDEGKKEDPAPFNNGPVARARVKNNLHRVTVPFSERSAGFIWFFSFLVKFAQIKKHQGNVIVLLDEPGLTLHGTAQKDLLRYFKEQLEPKHQIIFSTHSPFMVPAENLASVRTVEDVVKRDKRDRPYSEGTKIRPDVLTTDPQTNFPIFGAMGFEVTQGLIISPNTLLVEGPSDILYLQAMSKKLQSLGRPHLDSKWAICPSGGIDKVLPFVKLFYGNNLNVAVLTDFDRGQRRKLDDLYKSELLDRERIVLATEVTGQDEADTEDFFDNAFFVDLVNATYELTGKSKLTIQKLIEADENTVRQVKKAEAYFRVLPETVPVFSHYDPAYHLLTHPELLDENSKSVQKSLEAFQSAIERINEYI
- a CDS encoding helix-turn-helix transcriptional regulator; the encoded protein is MRFLMGVKSGKIWQVFDLMKERSMPFQFKPDPNQDNLVIRSGMSAQQKGWIRRKQIERSQSARDEEAEEARTFERRYRRDEMSLSQGLRKYRGRRELTQDQMAEELGCSVRAYRGYESGERDMPSSLLLQILARGDVDMHDLLNVRRDPIWAETRDRIIDRYNEAMALLSEYDLYLPVDAEAPAREIAGEVSELGAEETTSVPKRVAEEWANLDRWYREGGWGLDAIEELLQERHEEERRAERRLRDSKRKNLE
- a CDS encoding tyrosine-type recombinase/integrase; translated protein: MPLEPYLRGKVYWVKGWIEYNSRPIAGPYRQSTRSTSEAGARDWISEETELQIRKHIVGEERALRFADATELYQPDRRSARQLIPILDEIGSLPLAEITGRLLKNLGPKLRPNASTDTWWREIVTPARAVINNAHELKGTLLIRVRPYSQFERNAQDKRRGKTSRVERVPATRAWIDAFCAKADPYNAAMARFMFETAARIDQAVSLTPDDLRSEECKVRVKAQKGHPESWITVSQEMMDELQQLRPKRPRNRRTGAILPPRIFGYASSTGYNSRWKTICSRADIPYLSAHAAGRHGFFTELVIRQGVDPVTAAQAGRWSDANLPMRIYAHPESKEADIRARFRTQPVQTGFPENDNLQKEKGEMGNG